Within uncultured Methanoregula sp., the genomic segment CATCTGATACGATAGCATCTCTGCCGAGTTTTTCACAGACTTCGTATGCAATACCGATCTTCTCCGGGCTCGTCTGGTGGGAATAAACCTTGAAGCGGGGGTCGGTAGGAGAGCCCCGGTGAAGCCCGGGAATCACGATGGCAGGAATCCCGCTCGCGGCAACTTCGTCATAGACCCTCGTACCTCCCCCGATATGTTTTCCCGCTCCTTCGCGACTGACCAATCCTCGGTTACTGAGTTTTTCGATCCGGGTGATCTTCGAGAAATTATCTCCCATTGAATAACAGACCGCGATTCCTTCGATCTCATCGACAGGGCAGATCCTGGCAAGATCGTTAATCGAGAAGTCCTTCGCCGCTTCGCGCGAGATCTTGAACTCCCCTTTCTCACCGGCAAACCTCATTGCGGTTGTGCCGTGATCGATCCCGATGAACATAGCAGTAATCCTATAGCATGGGTGACATATTAGGTATTGATGTTTGATGTGGTGACAGGCGGGGCCGGATTCATCGGCTCCCATCTGGTGGACACGCTCGTTGCACAGGGCAACGAGGTTCTTGTGATCGATTCCCTCTGTGCCGGGCGCAGGGAGACGATTGCCCGGCATATCGATGACAATAAAGTACGATTCATGAAAAAAGACCTGCTTGGCGATGGCTGGCAGGATTCGATCGAGGGAGCGGACCGGTTATTCCACCTCGCAGCAGACCCCGATGTGCGGCAGAGTGCGGTCAACCCCGATCCAACCATGCAGAACAACGTTATGGCCACCTACCGGGTACTCGAAGCCATGCGCCTGCACAATGTCCCCGAACTGGTGTTCACTTCCACGTCAACGGTTTATGGCGATGCGACAATCATTCCCACTCCTGAGAACTATACCCCGCTCGAACCTATCTCGATTTATGGGGCAAGCAAACTTGCCTGCGAGGCATTGATCTCCGCGTACTGCCACTCGTTTGGCATGAAAGCCTGGATATTCCGATTCGCCAATATCATTGGGGAACGAAGCGGTCACGGTGTTATCACCGACTTCATCCGGAAACTTGAGGAAAATCCCAAGGAGCTTGAAATCCTTGGGGATGGGAAGCAGACAAAGTCCTATCTCGAAATTCATGAATGCATTGCGGCCATGCTCTATGCTACGGGAAAGGCCCGGGGTACGGTCAACACGTTTAATATCGGCTCCGAGGACTGGATCGATGTGAAGAGCATCGCAGAGATCGTGACTGAAGAGATGCACCTTCCCGATACAACGTTCCGGTTCACCGGTGGCGACCGCGGCTGGGTCGGCGATGTGCCGAAGATGCAACTCTCTATCGAGAAGATCAAGGGACTCCGGTGGAAACCGCAGACCGGGTCCCGTGAGAGTGTCCGGATCGCGGTCCGGGACCTGCTTGCCAACCGGTGAGGCTTCATGAAATATATCGTTGTTCTCGGTGACGGCATGGCGGATGAGCCGCTCGCAGAGCTTGGCGGAAAAACCCCGCTCGAATCTGCAAAAACGCCGAATATGGACCGGCTCGCCCGTGAGGGGATCTGCGGGATGCTCAGGACCATCCCTGACGGGTTCGAGGCAGGCAGCGATATCGCCAACATGTCCGTCCTCGGGTATGCCCCTGAGGAGTACTATACCGGCCGCGGCCCGCTCGAAGCCCTGAGCATGGGGGTTGACCTTGGACCGGGTGACGTGGCGTACCGCTGCAACCTTGTCACCATTGCGGAGAACACCATGGAGGATTTCTCGGCGGGACACATATCGAGCGAAGAGGGTAAGGCACTCTTCGATTCGCTCCAGCCGGAACTCCCTGAGGTTATGGTACGGGCCGGGGTCAGTTACCGAAACCTGCTCGTGGTTCCCGGTGGCAAAGGTGCCGCTTCCACTCCCCCGCATGATATTGTCGGCCAGGGGATCTCACCGTTCCTGCCCAAAGGTGGCGATGCCGACCTTCTTCTCCATTGCATGAGTGTGAGCCGGAATGTTTTCGATAACCACCCGGTAAATATTGCGCGGGCAAATGCCGGGAAACGCCCGGCAACCCGGATCTGGCCGTGGAGTGGTGGTCACAAGCCGGCGTTCCCGCCATTCGAGAAGAAATACGGGAAGAAAGGCGGGATGATCTCGGCAGTGGATCTCCTCAACGGGATTGGCTGCTGTGCGGGAATGGAGATCATCCGGGTTCCCGGGGCAACCGGCTACCTCGACACGGATTATGGTGCGAAAGCCCGCTATGCCCTCGACGCAATCCGGCATCTCGATTTCGTCTATCTCCACATCGAGGCCCCGGATGAGGCCGGGCATCTGGGAAGTATCGAAGAGAAAGTCAGGGCGATTGAGAACGTGGATGGGGTTGTCGGGACGATCCTTGAGGAGTTCGATGGCGTTGTTGCCGTGCTCCCCGATCATCCCACGCCTATTTGTATAAAGACTCATTCCCGTGACCCGGTTCCCTTTGCGGTCAGGGGAAAAGGCACGGATGTGACCGTTCAGTTCTCGGAGAAAGAGGCCCGGTCGGGAAGTGCAGGAATGAAAAACGCGGTGGATTTCCTGGATTACCTCTTCTCGTGAGGAGTCCTTGTAAGTGTGGCATCAGACCCCTGCGTCATCATCACATCAGTGGGGGTAACTTTCATCATCTGCCGCACTCCGTCTTTTGTTTCGTTTGCCGGACAATATAGATTTTTCTGGTTGGATGTCCGCGTGCAAAATACGGTGGGATGAGCGGGGGTGACCCCCCCACCATTATTTTTTTATTTTGCATGGACCCCCCTACCCGGATAGGGGGGAGGTATGCCGGCAACCTCCCCTCCCTCATATGCCCGGGATACCCCCCAACTCATTTTCGGGTAGCTCGCGGATTGCAGTGATGACGTCTCACGTTCCCGGCAAAAATGTATCCGGGGATCGCGGGAAAATGCCCTATACTCATCTTTGAGGTGGGGGGTCTGCGGGAGACCCCCCCTCTGGTATTTTTCTAAAACGATCTGACCCCCCACCCCGGTTTTTCCGGCTGGGCCCTACCCCCCCACTAAAACAATTGAAAACGAGGGTTTTGTTTTTTAGAACACGCAGCAAAAATCCAATGGAGTTATTACCAATTACATGAGAGGTGTAGTGAGATGAAGAAGAACCTGCTGATGTGGGATGAGACCCTCTTCCGTGACCCCGAGGTCCTTGAGATCGACTACCTGCCCGAGCAGTTCGAGTTCCGCGACAGCCAGATGCGGGAACTGGCGTTCCAGATAAAGCCCGGGCTTCGTGGGGGCAGGCCGCTCAATACCGTTTGCAAGGGATTGCCCGGAACGGGAAAGACCACAAGTATCAAAAAGCTCTTCCATGAGATCGAGGAGACCACAAAGAAGCTCGTCCCGGTTTACATCAACTGCCAGATCGACAATACCAAGTTTGCCATAGTTTCCCAGATTTACCGGAAACTTGTCGGCCACCTTCCGCCTTCATCGGGGACCTCCTTCAAGCAGGTCTTCGACGCAGTTGCCCGTATCCTTGTCAAAGAAGAGATCGTACTGCTGGTCGCCCTTGACGATGCCAACTATCTCCTCTACGAGAATGAGATCAACAAAGTCCTTTATACCCTGCTCCGCTCCCATGAAACCTATGAAGGGACACGGATCGGTGTGATCGTCATCATCAGCGACATGGATGTTGACTTGTCCCGGGCGGTGGATGCACGGGTCGCATCTGTGTTCCGCCCCACGGAGATTTACTTCCCGCCCTATGCAGATGCCGAAGTGCGCGAGATCATGAAAGCCCGCGTCATGCAGGGGCTCTTTACCGGTGTGTTATCGGACAATCTTCTTGATCTTGTGGTGGAGCAGACCCTGAAAAGCGGCGATCTCCGGGTAGGAATCGATCTTCTCAAGCGTGCAACGCTGTCTGCAGAAAGGGCAGCCCGGCGCAGTATTGAGCGGGAGGATATCTGCGGGGCGTATGAGATCTCAAAATACCTCCACCTGAATTATACCGTGAAGACCCTCAAAGACGAGGAGAGACAAATCCTCCGGTTCCTTGCCGAACGGAGCATCAGGGATCACGAGATGAATGCCGGGGATGTTTACAAGGCCGTCAAGGAATCGGTTTCCATTGGATACACCCGGTTCTACGAGATCGTGAAAAAGATGGACGCGGTGAGGCTAGTGAACCTCCAGTACAGGGAAGGTAAAGGGCGGACACGGATCATCACGCTTCGTTATGACCCGGAGAAAGTTCTCGAATACCTTTTATAAACCCGGCATTTTTTTGAAAAATATTATCTATTCCCAGCCCCCTCTTTTATGATACAGGGGTTATTCATAATGTTAAGTGTTAACGAACTGGCACTGGAAATTTTTGATAATCTGGCAGATTTGGCAGAGGAATTCAACTGCGCCTACCATGAACTGGATAATGGTGCACGCATCGTCGATTGTGGTGTAAGTGTCCGGGGCGGCTACGCAGCAGGCCGGGCATTTACCGAGATCTGCATGGGCGGCCTTGGGGAAGTAAACTTCCGGATGGGGCAGATCAAGGATTTCCCGATGCCATTCATCGATGTCAATACTGATTTCCCGTCGATTGCTTGCCTTGGTGCGCAGAAGGCGGGCTGGACCGTCAAGGTCGGCAACTTCTTTGCAATGGGCAGCGGCCCTGCCCGGGCACTCTCCTTAAAGCCGAAGCACACCTTTGAAGTCATTGAATATGAGGATGACTACGACTGTGCAGTCATCTGTCTTGAGAGCGACCACCTTCCCAATGCCGAAGTCATGGAGAAAATTGCAGAGGAATGCCACATTGATGTGGCCAATGTCTGCGCTGTCGTCGCTCCGACCTCCTCCATGGTCGGGTCCATCCAGGTGTCCGGCCGCTGTGTCGAGACCGCGATCTACAAGCTCAACGAGCTCGGGTTTGACACCAAGAAAATCATCGCCGCTATCGGCACTGCACCCATCCCGCCGGTCAGGGGTCCAAAGCTCGCCATGGGCGTGACAAACGACGCCACCATCTACCACGGGCGGATCAACCTTACCATGAAGGCACCCGAGATCAAGGACTACCTCGACAGGATCCCGAGCAACAAGTCCAAGGGATACGGCAAGCCGTTCAACGACATCTTCAAGGAAGCAGGGTACGATTTCTATAAGATCGATACGTCCCTCTTCTCTCCCGCAGAAGTTATCATCAACGAACTTTCAACGGGATCGGTCTACCATGTCGGTGCAGTCAATACCGATGTGACCCTGAAGTCCTTCGGGCTTCAGTAACTTTTTTTTAACTCATCGTTTCGCGCCCTTCTGATACGTTTCCTGTATCACGCTAGTTGCGGGCATTCAGCAGTTTAAGCCGGTGCTGCACCCTGAAAAGGTTGAATGTGACTGATGCAGGCACGTTTCTAAATGGGTGACATCCGGGGAGGTAGTTTGTGATGGAACTGGACCTGGTGATGCGGGAACGGTCTGGGTTGGAACCTGGGTAACCGCAGGAGTTGCGGAAGAGAGTGCTTGCGGATTGATGGTAACCTGGATGCATCCACAAAAAAAGATCAGCAGTGCCAACAGTAGAACAAAGGCGATTCCTGCCTGCGATTTCATTAGTTACGGTAACTATCCGGTTCACTGTATTAGAAACAATAGGATTTGTTCACTTTCACAGCCTGCCCCTTGAGGTAAAATACTCCCATGACCTATATCAGATCCGGAGTTGCCTGTACCATGATCGTGATCGGCATAGACCCCGGGCTGGCGCGGCTGGGATATGGTGTTATCAGCAGTGAAAACGGGAAGATCCGGCCGGTCGCGTACGGATGTATCGAAACTTCAGGCAAGAATGCCCGTGCCTCTGAACGTCTCCTGCAGATTTCCGATGCAGTGGAAGCCCTCTTCGAGAAATACTCTCCCGCTCACCTTTCTATCGAGAAACTGTTCTTTACTAACAATATCACCTCGGCCATGAGCGTCAGCGAGGTGAGGGGTGTTGTTCTTCTGGCAGCAGAACGCAGGAAGATCTCAATTGCGGAATATACGCCGAACCAGATCAAGCAGGCGATCACCGGTTCCGGGCGTGCCGACAAACGCCAGATGCAGGAGATGATTATGCGTCTTCTCCATCTCGAAGAGATCCCCCAACCCGATGACGCAGCGGATGCACTTTCGATTGCCTTATGTCATATCCATATCCTGAGGTAGTACAATGATTGCACAGCTGCGGGGCGACGTGGTCCAGGCAGGAGACCGCTGGGTAGTAATCGACGTCCATGGGATCGGCTACCAGGTCCAGGTGACCCAGCCGGCCCTCGTGGTCCTCTCCCATTCGCAGGAGAATGTCACGCTTTATACCCATATGGTGGTCCGGGAGGATGCCATCACGCTGTTTGGGTTCCTGCACAAGAGCGAACTTGAGATGTTCCGGATCCTGATCGGGGTCACTGGTATCGGCCCCCAGACTGCCATGAACCTCCTCTCCCAGATCGGGATTGAGGAGTTCGCAATCGCGATCCTCAATGAGGATGAGAAAGCCCTGACCCGGATATCCGGGATCGGGGCCAAGAGTGCCAAACGGCTGATCCTTGAACTGCGGGACAAGATGAAGAGCGTAAGCAGGGCACTTGCTTCCGGTGAGACAGGTCGAATCAGTCCCGTGGTCAACGATGCGATCAGCGCCCTGATCTCGCTGGGGTTTGCCGAAAAAGAATCGCGGGATGCGGTCATGAAGGCATCTCCCGGTGCAAAATCATCCTCTGTGCAGGATCTCATCAAAGCGGCTCTCACCCAGCTCAAGGAACGGTAAGTCCCTATGTCAGAACGGATTATTTCCCCGAACCCTGTCCCGGACGAAAGCGATGATCTCACGATCCGGCCGGCACGGCTTGAGGAATTTGTCGGGCAGGTCCAGGTCAAGGATGCGCTGAAGATTGCAATCGAGGCAGCACAAAAGCGCGGTGAATCTCTGGATCACATCCTCTTTTCGGGACCACCGGGCCTTGGCAAAACCACGCTTGCGCATATCATTGCCCGCGAGATGGGGGCCGATATCCGGGCTACGACCGGCCCGGTACTGGAGAAACCCGGGGATATCGCAGCGCTCCTGACCCCGTTAAAAGCCGGGGATATTCTTTTTATCGATGAGATCCACCGGATAAATCCCGTTGTCGAGGAAGTACTGTATCCCGCTATGGAGGATTTTTTTATTGACGTGATGATCGGAGAGGGCCCGAGTGCCCGGTCGATTAAGCTCAACCTCGAACATTTCACGCTTATCGGGGCCACCACAAAACAGGGCCTTCTCGGTGCACCGTTCCGGGACCGGTTTGGCATTATCTCGCGGCTTGACCTCTATTCCCCGGAAGAGCTTGTCAGGATCGTGACCCGGAGCGCATCTATCCTGAAGATCCCGATCACTCCTGACGGGGCGGAGGAGATTGCCCGGCGCAGCCGGGGTACCCCCCGGATCGTTAACCGGCTGCTCCGCAGGGTCAGGGATTACGCGACCGTGAAAGGAGACGGGACCATCACCCGGGAGATCACCGCAAACGCACTACGGATGATGCAGATCGATGAACTTGGCCTGGACGAACTGGACCGGCGCATCATTTCAGTAATTGCAAACGATTTCGATGGCGGGCCGGTCGGGGTGAAGACCATTGCCATCTCGGTAGGGGAGGAGGTACGGACCATCGAAGATGTGTACGAGCCGTTCCTGATCCAGATCGGTTTTGTCAAGCGCACTCCGCAGGGGCGGGAAGTTACGCCTGCCGCAAAAAAACATCTCAACAATCCGCAGAAAACGCTGCTTTAAATGGGTAGTTGTCGAGTCTGCTTCTGCACCGGATGCTTTGAAAGAAGGGTCACATTTCCGGCAGCAGTGAATGTGCGCTTGAGCTGTTTTGGATTTCCGGATACGATAGATACAGATTCTCCGATTCCCGCACAGGTTTAGCGGGGGAACATTTCGAGGTTTGATATCTAAAAAAAGAGTTCATTCTTTTCTTTTCATGCTGATGACAAATGGCAGCAGGAGTACAACGGCTATTATTCCCAGGAACTGCAGGAAAATGTACAAAAGTTCCTCCTGGCTTTTCGAATAGAACCGCAGGTCAAATGAATACGATTTGTTCCACTTGACCGATGTTGAATTATCGGGATACCGGGTAACATTTGCACCCGAGCTGATACCGGCAAGCAGCGGGTTTTGGATGTCAAATTCTTTGGGAATTGTCACGTTGACCTGGTATGGTTTTTCAAACGTGGCCTGGATATCGTTATTTTTCAGGGGCGCGATATAGCTGACCGTATAATTTCCCCTGGGAAAGGTGATTGCCGAAACCCCGCCCCACGACCTGCTCCAGTTGTACTCGCAGGGAGAGCAGTTCCCGGAAATATTAACATCCCCTACGGTAACCGGAACGTTCTCTCCCATGAACCCTGTCTCGGCAAACTCGTAACGGGCAGCGTCGGTGATATCTATAGCTGCCCGGTATGCAGTACCGTTGGGGAAAATCTGGTAATCTGCCGATAACGCACCCGCAGGGGGGATTGCCATCAGCAGGATTACAAGTGCAGCGCAGAGAGCAGCGAGGGCAGATCTGCGTTGATCTCTGTCGGGGGTTCGCATTGTTTGATCACCGAGTCCGGGTCTTTTAGCAGGTGGCCGGTAACGACACAGACAATCCGCTCGTTCCGGTCGATCCTGCCACTTTCCACGAGTTTACGTATACCTGCAACCGACGCCGCGGATGCCGGCTCAACACCTATCCCTTCCTTGCGGGCGAGATCGCGCTGCATCTGCAGGATCTCCTCATCGGTCACCGACTCCGCAAGTCCGCCTGTCATCCTGATGGCGGTGAGGGCTTTTTCTGCATTTACGGGGGCCCCGATCCTTATCGCAGTTGCCACGGTCTCGGGATTATCCTCAGGAATTACTTCCGGAAGATTCTCGCGGATTGCACGTACGACCGGGCTGGAACCTGCTGCCTGGATCCCGGTCATCATCGGAAGCCGGTCCATGAACCCGAGTTCCTGTAATTCAAGAAATCCCTTGTACACTGCTGAAATATTCCCGGCATTGCCGACCGGGAGGACGAACCGGTCAGGAATCTGGCCAAGCTGGTCGAGTGCCTCGAACCCGATGGTCTTCTGGCCTTCCAGCCGGTACGGGTTAATGGAATTCAGGAGATAGAG encodes:
- a CDS encoding NAD-dependent epimerase/dehydratase family protein, which gives rise to MFDVVTGGAGFIGSHLVDTLVAQGNEVLVIDSLCAGRRETIARHIDDNKVRFMKKDLLGDGWQDSIEGADRLFHLAADPDVRQSAVNPDPTMQNNVMATYRVLEAMRLHNVPELVFTSTSTVYGDATIIPTPENYTPLEPISIYGASKLACEALISAYCHSFGMKAWIFRFANIIGERSGHGVITDFIRKLEENPKELEILGDGKQTKSYLEIHECIAAMLYATGKARGTVNTFNIGSEDWIDVKSIAEIVTEEMHLPDTTFRFTGGDRGWVGDVPKMQLSIEKIKGLRWKPQTGSRESVRIAVRDLLANR
- the mch gene encoding methenyltetrahydromethanopterin cyclohydrolase gives rise to the protein MLSVNELALEIFDNLADLAEEFNCAYHELDNGARIVDCGVSVRGGYAAGRAFTEICMGGLGEVNFRMGQIKDFPMPFIDVNTDFPSIACLGAQKAGWTVKVGNFFAMGSGPARALSLKPKHTFEVIEYEDDYDCAVICLESDHLPNAEVMEKIAEECHIDVANVCAVVAPTSSMVGSIQVSGRCVETAIYKLNELGFDTKKIIAAIGTAPIPPVRGPKLAMGVTNDATIYHGRINLTMKAPEIKDYLDRIPSNKSKGYGKPFNDIFKEAGYDFYKIDTSLFSPAEVIINELSTGSVYHVGAVNTDVTLKSFGLQ
- the ruvB gene encoding Holliday junction branch migration DNA helicase RuvB — its product is MSERIISPNPVPDESDDLTIRPARLEEFVGQVQVKDALKIAIEAAQKRGESLDHILFSGPPGLGKTTLAHIIAREMGADIRATTGPVLEKPGDIAALLTPLKAGDILFIDEIHRINPVVEEVLYPAMEDFFIDVMIGEGPSARSIKLNLEHFTLIGATTKQGLLGAPFRDRFGIISRLDLYSPEELVRIVTRSASILKIPITPDGAEEIARRSRGTPRIVNRLLRRVRDYATVKGDGTITREITANALRMMQIDELGLDELDRRIISVIANDFDGGPVGVKTIAISVGEEVRTIEDVYEPFLIQIGFVKRTPQGREVTPAAKKHLNNPQKTLL
- a CDS encoding ORC1-type DNA replication protein, encoding MKKNLLMWDETLFRDPEVLEIDYLPEQFEFRDSQMRELAFQIKPGLRGGRPLNTVCKGLPGTGKTTSIKKLFHEIEETTKKLVPVYINCQIDNTKFAIVSQIYRKLVGHLPPSSGTSFKQVFDAVARILVKEEIVLLVALDDANYLLYENEINKVLYTLLRSHETYEGTRIGVIVIISDMDVDLSRAVDARVASVFRPTEIYFPPYADAEVREIMKARVMQGLFTGVLSDNLLDLVVEQTLKSGDLRVGIDLLKRATLSAERAARRSIEREDICGAYEISKYLHLNYTVKTLKDEERQILRFLAERSIRDHEMNAGDVYKAVKESVSIGYTRFYEIVKKMDAVRLVNLQYREGKGRTRIITLRYDPEKVLEYLL
- the ruvC gene encoding crossover junction endodeoxyribonuclease RuvC, encoding MTYIRSGVACTMIVIGIDPGLARLGYGVISSENGKIRPVAYGCIETSGKNARASERLLQISDAVEALFEKYSPAHLSIEKLFFTNNITSAMSVSEVRGVVLLAAERRKISIAEYTPNQIKQAITGSGRADKRQMQEMIMRLLHLEEIPQPDDAADALSIALCHIHILR
- a CDS encoding cofactor-independent phosphoglycerate mutase, whose protein sequence is MKYIVVLGDGMADEPLAELGGKTPLESAKTPNMDRLAREGICGMLRTIPDGFEAGSDIANMSVLGYAPEEYYTGRGPLEALSMGVDLGPGDVAYRCNLVTIAENTMEDFSAGHISSEEGKALFDSLQPELPEVMVRAGVSYRNLLVVPGGKGAASTPPHDIVGQGISPFLPKGGDADLLLHCMSVSRNVFDNHPVNIARANAGKRPATRIWPWSGGHKPAFPPFEKKYGKKGGMISAVDLLNGIGCCAGMEIIRVPGATGYLDTDYGAKARYALDAIRHLDFVYLHIEAPDEAGHLGSIEEKVRAIENVDGVVGTILEEFDGVVAVLPDHPTPICIKTHSRDPVPFAVRGKGTDVTVQFSEKEARSGSAGMKNAVDFLDYLFS
- a CDS encoding DUF5803 family protein encodes the protein MRTPDRDQRRSALAALCAALVILLMAIPPAGALSADYQIFPNGTAYRAAIDITDAARYEFAETGFMGENVPVTVGDVNISGNCSPCEYNWSRSWGGVSAITFPRGNYTVSYIAPLKNNDIQATFEKPYQVNVTIPKEFDIQNPLLAGISSGANVTRYPDNSTSVKWNKSYSFDLRFYSKSQEELLYIFLQFLGIIAVVLLLPFVISMKRKE
- the ruvA gene encoding Holliday junction branch migration protein RuvA, whose translation is MIAQLRGDVVQAGDRWVVIDVHGIGYQVQVTQPALVVLSHSQENVTLYTHMVVREDAITLFGFLHKSELEMFRILIGVTGIGPQTAMNLLSQIGIEEFAIAILNEDEKALTRISGIGAKSAKRLILELRDKMKSVSRALASGETGRISPVVNDAISALISLGFAEKESRDAVMKASPGAKSSSVQDLIKAALTQLKER
- the thrC gene encoding threonine synthase — protein: MYHLACVNCGATYPADEILYNCKKCGHLLAVKYPLDEISVSRAIWNSRPLSVWRYRELLPVTIDPVTLQEGGTPLYHLKRIGEELGLPHLYAKHEGMNPSGSFKDRGMTVGVSMALQLGKKSVACASTGNTSASLAVYAAKAGIPAVVLLPAGKVAVGKVAQALMHGAKVISIRGNFDRALEMVHDLCLSHGLYLLNSINPYRLEGQKTIGFEALDQLGQIPDRFVLPVGNAGNISAVYKGFLELQELGFMDRLPMMTGIQAAGSSPVVRAIRENLPEVIPEDNPETVATAIRIGAPVNAEKALTAIRMTGGLAESVTDEEILQMQRDLARKEGIGVEPASAASVAGIRKLVESGRIDRNERIVCVVTGHLLKDPDSVIKQCEPPTEINADLPSLLSALHL
- a CDS encoding methanogenesis marker 12 protein gives rise to the protein MFIGIDHGTTAMRFAGEKGEFKISREAAKDFSINDLARICPVDEIEGIAVCYSMGDNFSKITRIEKLSNRGLVSREGAGKHIGGGTRVYDEVAASGIPAIVIPGLHRGSPTDPRFKVYSHQTSPEKIGIAYEVCEKLGRDAIVSDVSSNTVSLLVSGGKIVGAFDACIFAPGTQHGALDVDAIRRIDANECTANEAFQHAGVNFSLPEEERLPAIALFAAMECAALRLLNPRAPIALAGSLAPLIAQEVESILGCDVTVYDEWCASRGLSKIARDVFSGRKTILGLDTDL